In Rutidosis leptorrhynchoides isolate AG116_Rl617_1_P2 chromosome 2, CSIRO_AGI_Rlap_v1, whole genome shotgun sequence, one genomic interval encodes:
- the LOC139892375 gene encoding uncharacterized protein: MFNNTSEIKDFQAKQEGDNSGPTLPMYTSTSRQWAGFKNPRIVRVSKAFGGKDRHSKVYTVKGLRDRRIRLSVPTAIQLYDLQDRLGLNQPSKVIDWLIDSTKDDIDKLPPLQMLSSDFNQFHPVIPSPLLPQDLNSPQISFSHFLNSTPNATTLMYTKQGITLENDHDHIDGDHPRKKGKEALIESEQENIGLNFFPKPQYSYPGSFSYNSYYNWGPNSSNISTSQFGNQGQISSQTDSSMVLPSSSQFFLYPPTANTALPFPPYFIPNLGENNHSLLLSSSLQHVPPNPLMPQLNLIGSQDKVPFDLDGQHKVRSRNNGDN, encoded by the coding sequence ATGTTCAACAATACATCAGAAATTAAAGACTTTCAAGCAAAGCAAGAAGGTGATAACAGTGGGCCCACTTTACCAATGTATACATCAACTTCAAGACAATGGGCAGGTTTTAAGAACCCACGAATCGTAAGGGTATCTAAGGCTTTCGGAGGGAAAGATAGACATAGCAAAGTTTATACCGTAAAAGGGTTAAGAGACCGAAGAATTAGGCTTTCGGTTCCTACTGCTATTCAATTGTATGATCTTCAAGATAGGCTAGGCTTAAACCAACCTAGCAAGGTCATAGATTGGTTGATTGATTCAACTAAAGACGATATCGATAAACTTCCACCTCTTCAAATGCTATCTAGCGATTTCAATCAATTTCATCCGGTCATACCATCACCTTTGTTACCTCAAGATCTAAATTCACCTCAAATTTCGTTCTCTCATTTCCTTAATAGTACTCCAAATGCAACGACGTTAATGTATACCAAACAAGGAATCACACTTGAAAACGATCATGATCACATCGATGGTGATCATccgagaaagaaagggaaggaagcTCTAATCGAAAGCGAACAAGAAAACATAGGTTTAAACTTTTTCCCTAAACCACAATATTCTTATCCAGGATCATTTTCATACAACTCATACTATAATTGGGGACCTAATTCTTCGAATATATCGACTTCCCAATTTGGAAACCAGGGACAAATTTCATCTCAAACTGATTCTTCAATGGTTCTACCATCTTCATCCCAGTTTTTCTTGTACCCTCCAACTGCAAACACAGCGTTACCTTTTCCTCCTTATTTCATCCCTAATTTAGGAGAAAACAATCATTCACTTTTGTTAAGCTCAAGTTTGCAACACGTACCACCAAATCCGCTCATGCCACAACTTAACCTAATTGGTTCTCAAGACAAAGTACCCTTCGATTTGGATGGACAGCATAAGGTTCGTTCCCGGAACAATGGCGATAACTGA